A single genomic interval of Camelina sativa cultivar DH55 chromosome 11, Cs, whole genome shotgun sequence harbors:
- the LOC104722824 gene encoding beta-glucosidase 3-like isoform X1, with amino-acid sequence MEQNRERNRAMELVLNLFTIFLLLALSGRVTCCGRNDFPEGFAFGAASSAYQWEGAFDEDGRKLSVWDTFLHSRNRSNGDIACDGYHKYKEDVQLMVETGLDAFRFSISWSRLIPNGRGPVNPKGLQFYKDFIQELVSYGIEPHVTLFHYDHPQYLEDDYGGWINRRIIEDFTAYADVCFREFGHHVKFWTTINEANVFTIGGYNDGITPPGRCSSPGRNCTWGNSSTEPYIVGHNLLFAHSSVSRLYKQKYKETQGGSVGFSLFALGFTSATDDDIAIQRAKDFYLGWMLGPLIYGDYPEEMKNSVGSRLPVFSKEESEQVKGSSDFIGIIHYLAASVTNIELKRSLSGNPDFYSDMGVSMTYLGNFSAFEYAVAPWAMESVLEYMKQSYGNPPIYILENGTPMKQDLQLQQKDTPRIEYLHAYIDAVLNAVRNGSDTRGYFVWSFMDLYELVKGYEFSFGLYSVNFSDPNRKRSPKLSAHWYSAFLKGNTRFLGSQGIMQLQQNNFSSSASS; translated from the exons ATGGagcaaaacagagagagaaacagagcaatggaactggttttgaatctttttaccatttttcttcttcttgcattgTCTGGAAGAGTCACATGCTGCGGCAGGAACGATTTCCCCGAGGGCTTCGCTTTCGGAGCCGCCTCTTCTGCTTATCAG tGGGAAGGAGCTTTTGATGAAGATGGGAGAAAGCTTAGCGTTTGGGATACTTTCCTTCACTCTC GTAACCGTAGTAACGGTGACATAGCATGTGATGGGTACCATAAATACAAG GAGGATGTGCAGCTGATGGTGGAAACTGGCTTAGATGCCTTCAGATTCTCCATTTCTTGGTCTAGGCTTATACCTA ATGGAAGAGGTCCTGTTAACCCAAAGGGTCTACAGTTCTACAAGGACTTTATTCAAGAACTTGTTAGCTATG GAATTGAACCACATGTTACACTGTTCCACTACGATCACCCTCAATATCTTGAGGATGACTATGGAGGATGGATCAACCGTAGAATCAT CGAAGACTTCACTGCTTATGCAGATGTTTGCTTTAGAGAGTTTGGGCATCATGTCAAATTCTGGACCACGATCAACGAGGCTAATGTATTCACTATTGGAGGTTACAACGATGGGATCACACCACCTGGTCGTTGCTCCTCACCGGGAAGAAACTGCACATGGGGAAACTCCTCAACCGAACCGTATATAGTAGGCCATAACTTATTGTTTGCGCATTCCTCTGTTTCAAGACTATATAAGCAAAAGTATAAG GAGACACAAGGTGGTTCTGTAGGCTTTAGCTTATTTGCACTAGGGTTTACAAGCGCCACGGATGATGACATTGCAATTCAAAGAGCCAAAGATTTCTACCTCGGTTG GATGCTTGGGCCTCTTATATACGGAGACTATccagaagaaatgaaaaatagtGTTGGATCAAGACTGCCAGTTTTCTCAAAGGAAGAATCAGAACAAGTTAAAGGCTCATCTGACTTCATAGGAATTATCCACTACCTTGCGGCTTCAGTTACAAACATTGAACTCAAACGTTCTCTTTCAGGAAACCCGGATTTCTACTCAGACATGGGCGTATCTATGACAT ACCTCGGTAATTTTTCAGCTTTTGAG tATGCTGTTGCTCCATGGGCTATGGAAAGTGTTCTTGAGTATATGAAGCAGAGCTATGGCAATCCACCTATCTATATTCTTGAAAATG GTACACCAATGAAGCAAGATTTGCAGCTGCAACAGAAGGACACACCAAGGATTGAGTATTTACATGCTTACATTGATGCTGTGCTCAATGCTGTAAG GAATGGATCAGATACGAGAGGCTACTTTGTATGGTCATTTATGGATTTATACGAATTAGTGAAGGGATATGAGTTTAGTTTTGGATTGTACTCTGTGAATTTCAGCGACCCTAATCGCAAGAGATCTCCCAAACTCTCTGCTCATTGGTATTCTGCTTTTCTCAAGGGCAACACAAGATTTCTTGGTTCTCAAGGCATCATGCAATTGCAGCAAAACaacttctcttcttcagcttcttcgtAG
- the LOC104722824 gene encoding beta-glucosidase 3-like isoform X2, producing the protein MPSDSPFLGLGLYLMEEVLLTQRVYSSTRTLFKNLLAMELNHMLHCSTTITLNILRMTMEDGSTVESYFTAYADVCFREFGHHVKFWTTINEANVFTIGGYNDGITPPGRCSSPGRNCTWGNSSTEPYIVGHNLLFAHSSVSRLYKQKYKETQGGSVGFSLFALGFTSATDDDIAIQRAKDFYLGWMLGPLIYGDYPEEMKNSVGSRLPVFSKEESEQVKGSSDFIGIIHYLAASVTNIELKRSLSGNPDFYSDMGVSMTYLGNFSAFEYAVAPWAMESVLEYMKQSYGNPPIYILENGTPMKQDLQLQQKDTPRIEYLHAYIDAVLNAVRNGSDTRGYFVWSFMDLYELVKGYEFSFGLYSVNFSDPNRKRSPKLSAHWYSAFLKGNTRFLGSQGIMQLQQNNFSSSASS; encoded by the exons ATGCCTTCAGATTCTCCATTTCTTGGTCTAGGCTTATACCTA ATGGAAGAGGTCCTGTTAACCCAAAGGGTCTACAGTTCTACAAGGACTTTATTCAAGAACTTGTTAGCTATG GAATTGAACCACATGTTACACTGTTCCACTACGATCACCCTCAATATCTTGAGGATGACTATGGAGGATGGATCAACCGTAGAATCAT ACTTCACTGCTTATGCAGATGTTTGCTTTAGAGAGTTTGGGCATCATGTCAAATTCTGGACCACGATCAACGAGGCTAATGTATTCACTATTGGAGGTTACAACGATGGGATCACACCACCTGGTCGTTGCTCCTCACCGGGAAGAAACTGCACATGGGGAAACTCCTCAACCGAACCGTATATAGTAGGCCATAACTTATTGTTTGCGCATTCCTCTGTTTCAAGACTATATAAGCAAAAGTATAAG GAGACACAAGGTGGTTCTGTAGGCTTTAGCTTATTTGCACTAGGGTTTACAAGCGCCACGGATGATGACATTGCAATTCAAAGAGCCAAAGATTTCTACCTCGGTTG GATGCTTGGGCCTCTTATATACGGAGACTATccagaagaaatgaaaaatagtGTTGGATCAAGACTGCCAGTTTTCTCAAAGGAAGAATCAGAACAAGTTAAAGGCTCATCTGACTTCATAGGAATTATCCACTACCTTGCGGCTTCAGTTACAAACATTGAACTCAAACGTTCTCTTTCAGGAAACCCGGATTTCTACTCAGACATGGGCGTATCTATGACAT ACCTCGGTAATTTTTCAGCTTTTGAG tATGCTGTTGCTCCATGGGCTATGGAAAGTGTTCTTGAGTATATGAAGCAGAGCTATGGCAATCCACCTATCTATATTCTTGAAAATG GTACACCAATGAAGCAAGATTTGCAGCTGCAACAGAAGGACACACCAAGGATTGAGTATTTACATGCTTACATTGATGCTGTGCTCAATGCTGTAAG GAATGGATCAGATACGAGAGGCTACTTTGTATGGTCATTTATGGATTTATACGAATTAGTGAAGGGATATGAGTTTAGTTTTGGATTGTACTCTGTGAATTTCAGCGACCCTAATCGCAAGAGATCTCCCAAACTCTCTGCTCATTGGTATTCTGCTTTTCTCAAGGGCAACACAAGATTTCTTGGTTCTCAAGGCATCATGCAATTGCAGCAAAACaacttctcttcttcagcttcttcgtAG